A genomic window from Fusarium oxysporum Fo47 chromosome VIII, complete sequence includes:
- a CDS encoding Coproporphyrinogen III oxidase, giving the protein MAARRPSQRLAAYLASPSTRFPRTQFASTGRWLSSSAGPKASRTSYFNYSPLWLAAVALGTVAPLAYKMAEMEPINADPSTLADRDAQKKRESGVNEDSPMRLRMEKFIREQQALIVAELERVDGKKFRKDEWERPNGGGGTTCVLQEGNVFEKAGLGVSVVYGSLPKPAIEKMRANHKTIDPSMESIDFFAAGLSMVLHPYNPMAPTVHLNYRYFETANPDGTSQAWWFGGGCDLTPSYLFDEDAIHFHKTIKAACDAHDKDYYPRFKKWCDEYFYNKHRGEARGIGGIFFDDLDETERDRENTFSFVQDCLKAFLPSYIPIIEKRKDMPYTEAEKDWQQLRRGKYVEFNLVHDRGTAFGLNTPGSRVESILMSLPLTAGWKYMHEPEPKSREQRLVDVLRDPKEWV; this is encoded by the exons ATGGCTGCCAGACGGCCTTCCCAGCGCCTTGCTGCGTACCTTGCATCTCCTTCTACACGCTTCCCAAGAACCCAATTCGCTTCTACAGGACGCTGGCTGTCTAGTTCTGCCGGTCCTAAAGCTTCACGAACCTCTTACTTCAACTACTCTCCTCTGTGGCTCGCTGCTGTCGCCCTCGGTACAGTCGCCCCTTTAGCTTACAAGATG GCCGAAATGGAACCTATTAACGCCGACCCCTCCACTCTCGCCGACCGCGATGCCCAGAAGAAGCGAGAGTCTGGCGTCAACGAAGACTCGCCTATGCGTCTGCGCATGGAAAAGTTTATTCGGGAGCAGCAGGCTCTGATTGTCGCCGAGCTCGAGAGAGTTGATGGCAAAAAGTTTCGCAAGGACGAGTGGGAGCGCCCCAATGGCGGCGGTGGCACAACCTGTGTTCTTCAAGAAGGCAACGTCTTCGAGAAGGCTGGTCTTGGCGTGAGTGTCGTCTACGGCTCGCTCCCCAAGCCTGCCATTGAGAAGATGCGCGCAAACCACAAAACCATAGACCCCAGCATGGAGTCGATCGACTTCTTCGCTGCAGGCCTCAGCATGGTTCTGCATCCTTACAACCCTATGGCCCCTACGGTCCACCTTAACTACCGATACTTTGAGACAGCCAACCCCGACGGTACATCTCAAGCATGGTGGTTCGGTGGCGGTTGTGATTTGACACCCTCTTACCTCTTCGATGAGGATGCCATTCACTTCCACAAGACGATCAAGGCAGCTTGCGACGCTCACGACAAGGACTACTACCCACGATTCAAGAAGTGGTGCGATGAGTACTTCTACAACAAGCATCGAGGCGAGGCCCGTGGTATTGGTGGCATCTTCTTCGACGACCTCGATGAGACTGAGCGCGATCGCGAGAACACCTTTTCCTTTGTCCAGGACTGCCTCAAAGCCTTCCTGCCCTCTTACATTCCCATCATCGAGAAGCGCAAGGATATGCCCTACACTGAGGCAGAGAAGGATTGGCAGCAGCTGCGCCGTGGCAAGTACGTCGAGTTCAACTTGGTGCACGACCGTGGTACAGCATTTGGCCTGAACACCCCTGGATCAAGGGTCGAGAGTATCCTTATGAGCTTGCCGTTGACGGCTGGCTGGAAGTACATGCATGAGCCTGAGCCTAAGAGCAGGGAGCAGCGCCTGGTTGATGTCCTCAGGGACCCCAAGGAGTGGGTTTGA
- a CDS encoding autophagy protein Atg8 ubiquitin like-domain-containing protein — MRSKFKDEHPFEKRKAEAERIRQKYSDRIPVICEKVEKSDIATIDKKKYLVPADLTVGQFVYVIRKRIKLSPEKAIFIFVDEVLPPTAALMSSIYEEHKDEDGFLYITYSGENTFGDAWDDTIFRVFEYGIRNNVQAAHGTVTPSGTPTRTKIRQLQLSPDYPNLEP; from the exons ATGCGCAGCAAGTTCAAGGACGAGCATCCCTtcgagaagcgcaaggctgaGGCCGAGCGCATTCGACAGAAGTACTCTGACCGCATTCCC GTTATTTGCGAAAAGGTCGAGAAGAGTGACATCGCGACcatcgacaagaagaagtaCCTTGTCCCCGCCGATTTGACCGTCGGTCAGTTCGTCTACGTCATCCGCAAGCGAATCAAGCTCTCCCCCGAGAAggccatcttcatcttcgttgACGAGGTGCTTCCCCCAACGGCCGCCCTCATGAGCAGCATCTACGAGGAACACAAGGATGAGGACGG TTTCCTATACATTACCTACTCCGGCGAGAACACCTTCGGTGATGCTTGGGA TGACACAATTTTCCGAGTCTTTGAATATGGTATCAGAAACAATGTACAAGCAGCTCATGGTACAGTCACGCCGAGCGGAACTCCCACGAGAACCAAGATTAGGCAGCTGCAGCTATCACCTGATTACCCCAACTTGGAACCGTGA
- a CDS encoding S-adenosyl-L-methionine-dependent methyltransferase, which produces MAAAAVSDQTTDLSKQYDTPLGLAHSTMQVLKDRIKLHYDLASDYYLSLWGEHIHHGYWPTPESEATQTKEEAQANLIQLLLDISNLPSNSSVLDVGCGIGGTSRYLASKHGSSVTGITISSKQVEIANRLTKAAIEDTSSSDVSDDNGFTKLGEGKVKFLELDAEKMGDFFSDQQGTFDAVWISEALSHFPNKALFFENVMKVLKPGGKLVLADWFKDEDVDDTTFINDIKPIEDGMLLPPLCTQQGYVDLAKKAGLKVLSEPKDISQQVRKTWDITWSLVQNPSLWAFAFTQGRDGIAFLQSFRAMRRGYANGSFRYAVMVFYKEMV; this is translated from the exons ATGGCCGCCGCAGCAGTGTCTGACCAAACTACCGACCTGAGCAAGCAATATGACACTCCCCTCGGCCTCGCTCACTCAACTATGCAAGTCCTCAAGGACAGAATCAAGCTCCATTATGATCTTGCAAGTGACTACTATTTGAGTTTGTG GGGCGAACATATCCATCACGGGTACTGGCCAACACCAGAGTCTGAAGCCACGCAGACAAAGGAGGAAGCTCAAGCCAATCTCATTCAGCTCCTTCTCGACATTTCAAATCTTCCATCTAACAGCTcggttcttgatgttggctgtGGTATCGGTGGAACATCGCGGTATCTCGCTTCCAAACATGGTAGCTCTGTGACGGGCATAACCATCTCAAGCAAACAAGTCGAGATCGCAAATCGCCTGACCAAAGCTGCTATCGAAGACACCTCTTCGTCTGATGTGTCAGATGACAATGGTTTCACCAAACTCGGCGAGGGAAAAGTCAAATTTCTCGAGCTTGACGCCGAGAAGATGGGCGACTTCTTCAGCGACCAGCAGGGCACCTTCGATGCAGTATGGATAAGTGAAGCTCTTAGCCATTTTCCAAACAAGGCGTTATTCTTTGAGAATGTGATGAAAGTACTCAAGCCTGGAGGCAAGTTGGTATTGGCAGATTGGTTCAAGGACGAAGATGTTGACGATACAACTTTTATCAATGATATCAAGCCTATTGAAG ATGGCATGCTACTCCCACCCCTCTGTACCCAGCAAGGGTACGTCGATCTCGCGAAGAAGGCCGGGCTTAAAGTCTTGTCTGAGCCAAAGGATATCAGTCAACAGGTCCGAAAGACATG GGACATTACTTGGTCACTTGTGCAGAACCCATCTCTTTGGGCATTTGCGTTTACTCAAGGCCGGGACGGTATTGCTTTCTTGCAGTCATTTCGCGCAATGAGACGGGGTTATGCTAATGGCTCTTTTCGCTACGCTGTCATGGTATTCTATAAGGAAATGGTATGA
- a CDS encoding tryptophan synthase beta subunit-like PLP-dependent enzyme yields the protein MDAIKQTFRRCKEQNRSALVTYVTAGYPKPEDTPNILLALEKGGADVIEVGAPFTDPIADGPTIQTANTIALENGVTIESTLAMVKEARSRGLKAPVMLMGYYNPLLSYGEEKLLQDCHSSGINGFIVVDLPPEEAISFRKLCNKGRLSYVPLIAPATSDTRMKILCQLADSFIYVVSRMGVTGATGTLNANLPDLLERVKKYSGNKPAAVGFGVSTREHFLSVATLSDGVVVGSQIITTIKNAAPGQALADVEKYCAYLSGRDSDENTREVGLVEAVAGAKEPSGENVTVSGTVTDADITAEEDSALVAQLAALHGKIPERFGEFGGQYVPESLMDCLSQLEDGFNAIKDDPSFWEEYRSYYEYMGRPGHLHLAERLTEHAGGANIWLKREDLNHTGSHKINNALGQLLLARRLGKKRIIAETGAGQHGVATATVCAKFGMECTVYMGAEDVRRQALNVFRMRLLGAKVVAVEAGSKTLRDAVNEALRAWVVDLDTTHYIIGSAIGPHPFPTIVRTFQSVIGNETKQQMLEKRGKLPDAVVACVGGGSNAVGMFYPFENEPTVKLLGVEAGGDGVDTARHSATLTGGSKGVLHGVRTYVLQDKHGQITETHSVSAGLDYPGVGPELSSWKDNERAKFVAATDAEAFLGFKLMSQLEGIIPALETAHGIFGAIELAKTMKKGEDIVICLSGRGDKDVQSVADELPKLGPKIGWDLRF from the exons ATGGACGCTATCAAACAGACTTTCAGGCGCTGCAAGGAGCAGAACAGG TCTGCGCTGGTAACATATGTCACTGCTGGTTACCCCAAGCCCGAGGACACACCCAACATCCTCCTGGCTCTCGAGAAGGGTGGCGCCG ACGTTATCGAAGTCGGTGCGCCGTTCACCGACCCAATTGCCGATGGTCCTACGATCCAAACTGCCAACACG ATCGCTCTCGAGAATGGCGTCACAATCGAGTCCACACTGGCGATGGTGAAGGAGGCCCGATCTCGCGGTCTCAAGGCCCCCGTTATGCTTATGGGATACTACAACCCTCTTCTAAGCTACggtgaggagaagctgcTCCAGGACTGCCACTCCTCTGGTATCAAtggcttcatcgtcgtcgacTTGCCTCCCGAGGAGGCTATTTCCTTCCGAAAGCTCTGCAACAAGGGCCG TCTCTCATATGTTCCTCTTATCGCTCCCGCTACATCAGATACCCGAATGAAGATTCTCTGCCAGCTCGCCGATTCATTCATCTACGTCGTTTCCCGCATGGGCGTCACTGGCGCTACCGGCACTCTTAACGCGAACCTTCCCGACCTTCTGGAGCGAGTGAAGAAGTACAGCGGCAACAAGCCCGCCGCTGTCGGTTTCGGTGTCAGCACTCGAGAGCACTTCCTAAGTGTCGCTACTTTGTCAGACGGTGTCGTCGTCGGCAGTCagatcatcaccaccatcaagAACGCCGCTCCCGGCCAGGCTCTTGCCGATGTCGAGAAGTACTGTGCCTACCTATCAGGTCGCGATTCCGATGAGAACACAAGAGAGGTCGGActtgttgaggctgttgctggtgctAAGGAGCCCAGCGGCGAGAACGTTACCGTCAGTGGTACTGTCACAGATGCCGATATCACTGCCGAGGAGGACAGCGCCCTGGTTGCTCAGCTCGCTGCTCTTCACGGCAAGATCCCCGAGCGATTTGGCGAGTTCGGTGGTCAGTACGTTCCTGAGAGTCTGATGGACTGCCTGTCACAACTGGAGGATGGATTCAATGCGATCAAGGACGACCCTTCTTTCTGGGAGGAGTACCGATCTTACTACGAGTACATGGGGCGACCTGGCCACTTGCACTTGGCTGAGCGACTCACTGAGCACGCTGGTGGTGCCAACATCTGGCTCAAGCGTGAGGATCTGAACCACACTGGTAGTCATAAGATCAACAACGCTCTGGGACAACTTCTCCTTGCTCGAAGACTCGGAAAGAAACGCATTATCGCTGAGACTGGTGCTGGTCAGCACGGTGTTGCTACCGCTACCGTTTGTGCCAAGTTTGGTATGGAGTGCACAGTTTACATGGGAGCT GAGGACGTCCGACGACAGGCCCTCAACGTATTCCGTATGCGGCTTCTCGGCGCCAAGGTTGTTGCTGTCGAAGCTGGCAGCAAGACTCTTCGAGACGCTGTCAACGAGGCCCTCCGCGCTTGGGTCGTTGACTTGGATACTACCCACTACATCATCGGTTCTGCCATCGGACCTCACCCCTTCCCTACCATTGTCCGAACCTTCCAGTCAGTGATCGGTAACGAGACCAAGCAACAAATGCTCGAGAAGCGAGGCAAGCTTCCCGATGCTGTTGTGGCTTGTGTTGGTGGTGGCAGTAACGCTGTCGGCATGTTCTACCCCTTCGAGAATGAGCCTACTGTCAAACTTCTGGGTGTTGAGGCAGGTGGTGACGGTGTTGATACCGCCAGACATAGTGCTACTCTCACTGGTGGTTCCAAGGGTGTCTTACATGGTGTGAGGACATATGTTCTCCAGGACAAGCACGGTCAAATCACCGAGACACATTCCGTTTCCGCTGGTCTTGATTACCCCGGTGTCGGACCTGAGCTGAGCTCTTGGAAGGACAACGAGCGAGCCAAGTTCGTTGCTGCCACTGATGCTGAGGCattccttggcttcaaaCTCATGAGTCAGCTCGAGGGTATCATTCCTGCTCTTGAGACTGCTCACGGTATCTTTGGTGCCATTGAGCTTGCCAAGACAATGAAGAAGGGTGAGGATATTGTCATCTGCCTGAGTGGCCGTGGTGACAAGGACGTGCAGAGCGTCGCTGATGAGCTGCCCAAGTTGGGCCCCAAGATTGGTTGGGATCTCCGTTTCTAG
- a CDS encoding mitochondrial 54S ribosomal protein YmL24/YmL14: protein MASWAPARPALRALVSSSTATPARLFSTTLPQQTKTIKSHLLPNRLIPPYPYGERRVYKQSNKGLYGSARIRFGNTVAEKYNNKARRFWRPNVHVKVFRLPAIQANVKTRLTLRVLKTIRREGGLQEYLLKSKPARIKELGPGGWNLRWLLMQSKDIQKRFNEERIALGMPPKEIEDRDDIIQYALDFATPGPLSKRSQATLGELLAQEFVLGDEDLADLEGIQELSDEDEALLFKELDAEMEARKTQGEQKITV, encoded by the coding sequence ATGGCATCCTGGGCCCCCGCTCGGCCGGCTCTGAGGGCCctggtctcatcatcaacagcgaCTCCCGCTCGACTATTCAGCACAACTCTTCCTCAGCAGACCAAGACGATCAAGTCACATCTTCTGCCCAACCGTCTGATCCCCCCATACCCCTATGGCGAGCGAAGAGTCTACAAGCAGTCCAACAAGGGTCTATACGGCTCAGCGAGAATTCGTTTCGGTAACACTGTTGCGGAAAAGTACAACAACAAGGCCCGTCGATTTTGGCGTCCAAACGTTCACGTCAAGGTCTTCAGGCTACCCGCAATACAAGCCAACGTCAAGACCCGCCTCACACTCCGAGTTCTCAAGACCATCCGCCGAGAGGGTGGTCTCCAGGAAtatcttctcaagagcaagcCCGCCAGGATAAAGGAGCTTGGCCCCGGTGGCTGGAACTTGAGGTGGCTACTCATGCAGTCCAAGGATATTCAGAAGCGGTTTAACGAGGAGCGTATTGCTCTAGGTATGCCGCccaaggagattgaggacCGGGATGATATTATTCAGTATGCGCTCGATTTCGCTACTCCGGGGCCCCTAAGCAAGCGTAGTCAAGCGACGCTGGGCGAACTTCTGGCGCAGGAGTTTGTGTTGGGTGACGAGGATTTGGCTGATTTGGAGGGCATTCAAGAGCTGTCagatgaggacgaggcccTGTTATTCAAGGAGCTCGATGCAGAGATGGAAGCCAGAAAGACACAAGGCGAGCAAAAGATTACGGTGTAA
- a CDS encoding pyridoxal phosphate-dependent transferase, producing the protein MLSTLRVASRRAARPAQFNLVAIRAASHWANVPQGPPDAILGITEAFKADKNSKKINLGVGAYRDDAGKPYVLPSVREAELKVVDAKLNKEYAGITGVPEFPPAAAKLAYGPNNPALDRITITQTISGTGALRVGAAFLQKFFPGEKKIYIPTPSWANHKAVFNHAGLEVEQYRYYDKKTIGLDFEGLIADVKGAPNGSVFLFHACAHNPTGVDPTQEQWKQISDVVKEKGHFAFFDMAYQGFASGDTDKDAFAVRYFVEQGHNIALCQSFAKNMGLYGERIGAFSLVCADADEKKRVDSQLKIIIRPLYSNPPIHGARIASEILNSPTLYKQWLGEVKQMADRIITMRALLKENLEKLGSKHDWSHITSQIGMFAYTGLTAEEMTRLAEEFSVYATKDGRISVAGITSENVGRLAEAIYKVKG; encoded by the exons ATGCTGTCCACTCTCCGAGTCGCCAGCCGCCGGGCTGCCCGTCCTGCTCAGTTCAACCTGGTTGCCATTCGCGCTGCCTCTCACTGGGCTAACGTTCCTCAAGGTCCTCCT GAT GCCATTCTTG GTATCACTGAAGCCTTCAAGGCCGACAAAAACAGCAAGAAGATCAACCTGG GTGTCGGTGCCTACCGTGACGACGCTGGCAAGCCCTACGTTCTCCCCTCTGTCCGTGAGGCTGAGCTCAAGGTCGTCGATGCCAAGCTGAACAAGGAGTACGCCGGAATCACTGGTGTTCCTGAGTTCCCTCCCGCCGCCGCCAAGCTGGCCTACGGTCCCAACAACCCCGCCCTTGATcgcatcaccatcacccaGACCATCTCTGGTACCGGTGCCCTCCGTGTCGGTGCTGCTTTCCTCCAGAAGTTCTTCCCtggtgagaagaagatctaCATCCCTACCCCCTCGTGGGCTAACCACAAGGCCGTCTTCAACCATGCCGGTCTTGAGGTCGAGCAGTACCGCTACTACGACAAGAAGACCATCGGCCTTGACTTCGAGGGTCTGATTGCTGATGTCAAGGGTGCCCCCAACGGCAGTGTCTTCCTTTTCCACGCTTGCGCTCACAACCCTACCGGTGTTGACCCTACCCAGGAGCAGTGGAAGCAGATCTCTGACGtcgtcaaggagaagggtcACTTCGCCTTCTTCGATATGGCTTACCAGGGCTTTGCCAGCGGTGACACCGACAAGGATGCCTTCGCTGTCCGCTACTTCGTTGAGCAGGGCCACAACATTGCCCTGTGCCAGTCTTTCGCCAAGAACATG GGTCTCTATGGTGAGCGTATTGGTGCCTTCTCCCTTGTCTGCGCCGATGCCGACGAGAAGAAGCGTGTCGACTCTCagctcaagatcatcatccgACCTCTGTACTCCAACCCTCCCATCCACGGTGCCCGCATCGCCTCcgagatcctcaacagcccTACTCTCTACAAGCAGTGGCTCGGTGAGGTCAAGCAGATGGCTGACCGCATCATCACCATGCGTGCCCTCCTCAAGGAgaaccttgagaagctcggcTCCAAGCACGACTGGTCTCACATCACCAGCCAGATCGGCATGTTCGCCTACACCGGTCTgactgctgaggagatgacTCGCCTTGCTGAGGAGTTCTCCGTCTACGCTACCAAGGACGGCCGTATCTCTGTCGCTGGTATCACTTCTGAGAACGTTGGTCGTCTTGCCGAGGCCATCTACAAGGTCAAGGGTTAA